The following proteins are co-located in the Bathymodiolus thermophilus thioautotrophic gill symbiont genome:
- the epmB gene encoding EF-P beta-lysylation protein EpmB, protein MSHWQQNTRNTLKGADKCNAFFHSEQFTEQNFPIKIPLEFANLIDKRNPNDPLLKQVLPQIKIEQQGFSVEPLEDEKNSPVAGLIHKYPNRVLLIASRVCAIHCQYCFRQNFNYSEHDAISNWQAIEDYIRTHPQINEVILSGGDPLSLSDEKLQVLINNIERIPHIKNLRFHTRSAVVTPSRITVELVKMLDKTRLSVVLVTHVNHANELSNKFAKAIQQLTRVTLLNQSVLLKDVNDSVSVLSTLSTDLFALGILPYYLHLLDKVSGAEHFLVDDATATKLHRELGKKLSGYLVPRLVRDENLAAKTWL, encoded by the coding sequence ATGAGCCATTGGCAACAAAATACTAGAAACACACTTAAGGGTGCAGATAAATGTAACGCTTTTTTTCACAGCGAGCAATTTACAGAGCAAAATTTTCCCATTAAAATCCCTTTAGAATTTGCCAATCTTATTGATAAACGCAATCCAAACGACCCACTGCTAAAACAAGTTTTACCGCAGATAAAAATTGAACAACAGGGTTTTTCAGTCGAACCATTAGAAGATGAGAAGAATTCTCCTGTGGCAGGACTTATTCATAAATACCCCAATCGAGTGTTATTAATTGCCTCTCGGGTTTGTGCCATTCATTGTCAATATTGCTTTAGACAAAATTTTAATTACAGCGAGCATGACGCCATCAGCAACTGGCAAGCGATTGAAGATTATATTCGCACCCATCCGCAAATAAATGAAGTGATATTAAGTGGCGGCGACCCGTTGAGTTTAAGTGATGAAAAATTACAGGTTTTAATTAACAATATTGAGCGCATTCCGCACATTAAAAATCTTCGATTTCATACACGCAGTGCCGTGGTAACGCCGAGTAGAATAACCGTCGAATTGGTAAAAATGTTAGACAAAACTAGATTGAGCGTTGTGCTGGTTACTCATGTGAATCACGCCAATGAATTGTCAAATAAATTCGCTAAAGCGATACAGCAATTAACCCGAGTAACTTTGCTCAATCAATCGGTTTTACTCAAGGATGTGAATGATTCTGTATCGGTTTTAAGTACACTTTCTACCGATTTATTTGCCTTGGGAATTTTGCCTTATTATTTACATTTGTTGGATAAAGTGAGCGGTGCAGAGCATTTTTTAGTTGATGATGCAACTGCCACTAAATTACACAGAGAATTAGGCAAAAAACTCAGTGGCTACTTAGTGCCTAGATTGGTAAGAGATGAAAATTTAGCAGCCAAAACTTGGCTTTAG
- a CDS encoding glutathione S-transferase family protein, with translation MKLELISFKLCPFVQRAVISLEVQKIDFKMTYINPMDPPDWFKEISPTGQVPLLKVDDQVIFESLVITEFIEEISTHSFHPKEAIQRANNRSWIVYSGEMLGDMFGIITGDEEKFHTSKKALFEKLTKIEAIKNQEKFFNGDEFNMIDAAFAPIFMRLAWMNEFTNNTLSITEFKHLSAWSDAILALDVVKNSVVDGLDDVYYSNIEAREGYLSTLLID, from the coding sequence ATGAAATTAGAACTTATTAGCTTTAAACTTTGTCCATTTGTACAACGGGCAGTGATTTCATTGGAAGTACAAAAAATTGATTTTAAAATGACTTACATCAACCCAATGGACCCGCCAGATTGGTTTAAAGAAATTTCACCCACTGGACAAGTGCCATTACTTAAAGTTGACGATCAAGTTATTTTTGAATCCTTAGTGATTACTGAGTTTATTGAAGAAATAAGCACACACAGTTTTCATCCAAAAGAGGCTATACAGAGGGCTAATAATCGCTCTTGGATTGTGTATTCTGGAGAAATGTTAGGCGATATGTTCGGCATAATAACAGGCGATGAGGAAAAATTTCACACTTCGAAAAAAGCGTTATTTGAAAAATTAACAAAGATTGAAGCAATTAAAAACCAAGAAAAATTCTTTAATGGCGATGAATTTAATATGATTGATGCTGCTTTTGCACCAATTTTTATGCGCCTAGCTTGGATGAATGAATTTACCAATAACACCCTATCTATCACAGAATTTAAACATTTAAGCGCTTGGAGTGATGCAATTTTAGCCCTTGATGTGGTTAAAAACTCTGTGGTTGATGGGTTGGACGATGTGTATTATTCAAATATTGAAGCACGCGAAGGTTATCTTTCAACCTTATTAATCGATTAA
- a CDS encoding DUF1302 family protein — protein MKLILLFSLLLTAFLSNAEEEFDDGFDDNIDDIIIETAPPPEKNSVYGSVNFETHYNLNNNKNISSTKLLLDLTTDYKMDNGFKVNSNLKAYHDFIFYASNNYETTPSNYENELNLNELNIEGSINANLDFKIGRQIVVWGKSDSIRITDILNPLDNRAPGLIDIKNLRLGRLMSKLDYYQDNLKFSTAILHENRFSENPKFGSDFKNSADLPENTPSNGLKNTGIALSLTGEFSGYDFGVYFADTYLDKPYFKEGALQFDNRSKMLGLAYNKVVDSFLLKTEIAYFNNIKYTGLNDTKSRIDSLIGVEYTGISDGSIGYELALRKINHYDAIINTQFNNFTRQETYQHALRFTQSYLNQTLNLTAISGVFGKQGDAGGFARISLEYAIDDKLSISGGIIDYIGGSTATDAIKNNDRIFTKISYSF, from the coding sequence ATGAAGTTAATTTTATTGTTTTCATTGCTTTTAACTGCTTTTTTATCGAATGCTGAAGAAGAGTTTGACGATGGATTTGATGATAATATTGACGATATTATCATCGAAACTGCGCCGCCGCCTGAAAAAAATTCGGTGTATGGTTCTGTCAATTTCGAAACGCATTACAATCTCAATAACAATAAAAATATATCTTCTACAAAACTGCTACTGGACTTAACCACCGATTACAAAATGGACAATGGTTTTAAGGTAAATAGTAATTTGAAAGCCTATCATGACTTTATATTTTATGCCAGCAACAACTACGAAACAACGCCTAGCAACTATGAAAACGAGTTGAATTTAAATGAATTAAATATTGAAGGCAGCATTAACGCCAACCTTGATTTTAAAATCGGCAGACAAATTGTCGTTTGGGGCAAATCTGATTCTATTCGCATTACCGATATTCTAAATCCATTAGACAATCGTGCACCGGGATTGATTGATATTAAAAATTTACGCCTTGGTAGGTTAATGAGTAAATTAGATTATTACCAAGATAACTTAAAATTTTCTACCGCTATTTTGCATGAAAATCGTTTTAGTGAAAATCCAAAATTCGGCTCTGATTTTAAAAACAGCGCCGATTTGCCAGAGAATACCCCCAGCAATGGTTTAAAAAATACGGGCATTGCACTGAGCCTCACTGGCGAGTTTTCTGGCTATGATTTTGGGGTATATTTTGCCGATACTTACCTTGATAAACCTTATTTTAAAGAAGGTGCTTTACAGTTTGATAACCGATCAAAAATGTTGGGTTTGGCCTACAACAAAGTGGTTGACAGTTTTTTATTAAAAACAGAAATCGCCTATTTTAACAATATTAAATACACGGGACTGAATGACACAAAGTCAAGAATTGATAGTTTAATCGGCGTAGAGTACACGGGCATTAGCGACGGCTCAATTGGCTATGAATTGGCACTTAGAAAAATCAATCATTATGACGCTATCATCAATACCCAATTCAATAATTTCACCCGACAAGAAACCTATCAACACGCCTTACGCTTTACCCAGTCATATCTCAACCAAACCCTAAACTTAACTGCAATTTCAGGTGTATTTGGCAAACAAGGTGACGCAGGAGGTTTTGCTAGAATTTCATTAGAGTATGCCATTGATGACAAACTTTCAATAAGCGGCGGCATCATTGATTATATTGGCGGTTCTACTGCCACTGATGCAATTAAGAATAACGATAGAATTTTTACTAAAATCAGTTATTCTTTTTAA
- a CDS encoding DUF2278 family protein, with translation MSQCHTHYGLISGILLKDFEKGAHPHLYLYIKNDTEEPFRVAVNVRDYDDSDVFFAHIKDLKADFLKNLSTLKNGAYYLQPANQENSLDYIKEEFIKEAHFIQTPEEELGNTLLDILKPYIDADNGSRVTAYGSRFPGGIHDIHMNQGYPHSSLPSCQDGALILYDAINDKYEGLFFHFHSQTLTAP, from the coding sequence ATGTCACAATGTCACACTCATTATGGATTAATCTCTGGAATACTTCTAAAAGACTTTGAAAAAGGTGCGCATCCACATTTATATCTTTATATTAAGAATGATACTGAAGAGCCCTTTAGAGTGGCAGTTAATGTGAGAGATTACGATGATTCTGATGTTTTCTTTGCTCACATTAAAGATTTAAAGGCTGATTTTCTCAAAAATTTATCAACACTAAAGAATGGTGCTTATTATCTACAACCCGCAAATCAAGAAAATTCTTTAGATTACATTAAAGAAGAATTTATTAAGGAAGCACATTTTATTCAAACACCCGAGGAAGAATTGGGTAACACCCTTCTGGACATACTCAAACCCTACATTGATGCCGACAACGGTTCTAGGGTAACTGCTTACGGTTCTCGTTTCCCTGGTGGAATACATGACATACACATGAATCAAGGCTATCCACACTCATCATTGCCTTCTTGCCAAGACGGTGCTTTAATTTTATATGATGCGATTAATGATAAATACGAAGGGTTGTTTTTTCATTTCCACAGTCAAACACTTACAGCGCCTTAA
- a CDS encoding Alvin_2107 family globule sulfur oxidation protein has translation MTYYEGVKKMEEMGVNDNYIQGWVAGFLNNPEIEEQRITDEWESGFEDGKEHTDSNFGSFC, from the coding sequence ATGACATATTATGAAGGCGTTAAAAAAATGGAAGAAATGGGCGTAAACGACAACTATATTCAAGGTTGGGTCGCTGGTTTTTTAAACAATCCTGAGATTGAAGAGCAAAGAATTACTGACGAGTGGGAGTCTGGCTTTGAAGATGGTAAAGAGCATACAGATTCAAACTTTGGAAGTTTTTGCTAA
- the arsC gene encoding arsenate reductase (glutaredoxin) (This arsenate reductase requires both glutathione and glutaredoxin to convert arsenate to arsenite, after which the efflux transporter formed by ArsA and ArsB can extrude the arsenite from the cell, providing resistance.): MSAIIYHNPRCTKSRLTLGILEEKGIDFQIIKYLDDTPSAEELKTLLGQLKLDARSLMRTHEAPYKANNLEDESLSEADLIQAMVDYPILIERPIVKTDKGTVIGRPPENVLAII; encoded by the coding sequence ATGAGTGCAATAATTTATCATAATCCCAGATGCACAAAATCTAGGTTGACCTTAGGTATTTTAGAAGAAAAAGGCATTGATTTTCAGATAATTAAATATTTAGACGATACCCCCTCTGCTGAGGAACTAAAAACATTGCTTGGACAATTAAAATTAGATGCCAGATCACTAATGCGTACCCATGAGGCACCTTATAAGGCTAATAATTTAGAAGACGAATCACTCAGCGAAGCTGATTTAATCCAAGCCATGGTTGATTATCCAATTCTAATTGAGCGTCCCATTGTGAAAACCGATAAAGGCACGGTAATTGGACGACCGCCTGAGAATGTATTGGCGATTATTTAA
- a CDS encoding TlpA family protein disulfide reductase, translated as MKKIFIILAIILPLSVVHAMTLGELFSKDDAPKKIQLPKFSVVDMNGKVHNNDTVKGKYLVVNFWATWCPPCLREIPAFVDFYDKHSDTVEILGMDYEQASIEKITEFTESFMVSYPIILSNNKNRAEFEKFGKVVGMPTTYIYTPDGTLINHYMGEVSMKTLEEAIR; from the coding sequence ATGAAAAAAATCTTTATTATACTCGCTATCATTCTTCCCTTAAGCGTCGTTCATGCAATGACACTGGGGGAACTTTTCTCTAAAGACGATGCCCCAAAAAAAATTCAACTACCTAAATTTTCAGTGGTGGATATGAATGGCAAAGTACACAACAATGACACCGTTAAAGGCAAATACTTGGTGGTTAATTTTTGGGCAACTTGGTGCCCACCTTGCTTGAGAGAAATCCCTGCTTTTGTTGATTTTTATGACAAGCATTCAGACACAGTGGAAATCTTAGGAATGGATTACGAGCAAGCCAGTATTGAGAAAATTACCGAGTTTACCGAGAGTTTTATGGTGAGTTATCCTATTATTCTATCTAATAACAAAAATCGTGCTGAATTTGAAAAATTTGGCAAAGTAGTGGGTATGCCAACCACCTATATTTACACCCCCGATGGCACATTGATTAATCATTATATGGGTGAAGTTAGCATGAAAACTTTAGAAGAAGCCATTCGCTAA
- a CDS encoding DUF6500 family protein has protein sequence MKELLKQKIIRICNSKIETKGVDVGLSFYAFFSNKNDNPQSLMEVAEWWIMTHKLNHFEKATKIKSMIENMGVNK, from the coding sequence ATGAAAGAATTATTGAAACAAAAAATCATTAGGATTTGCAATAGTAAAATTGAAACAAAGGGTGTGGATGTTGGATTATCATTCTATGCGTTTTTTTCAAATAAAAATGACAATCCTCAGTCGTTAATGGAGGTTGCTGAATGGTGGATTATGACTCACAAACTTAATCATTTTGAAAAGGCAACAAAGATTAAATCCATGATAGAAAATATGGGTGTCAATAAGTAA
- a CDS encoding efflux RND transporter permease subunit — MNWRLKIEQKFEKLSDFIFENSKKTILAILLIVVGLGSNLSHLRMDTSTEGFLHKTDEMRIKYDEFRDQFGRDEKILIAVETEDIFNLDFLKKLAKLHQELENNLPYIKEVNSLINARNTLGTADSLIVEDLFDNYKIDKSTLNAKKQLATANPLLKDLLFNGDKTFTNIVIDTQTYSSFDKNGKKIVVNEADEFAEETTNDAPKIYLTDNENTKIIEAVQQITKKYEDANFTVHLAGSALFAGVIKQAMRKDTQSFIQKMLLMVILVLALMFRRVSGVVLPLITVVLTIVSAVSLMALFDAPFTVVTQIMPSFLLAVITGASIHLLAMFYKDFAKTGDKKSALRFAMGHSGFAIVMTSLTTAAGMWSFSFSDVAPVADLGIFASASIVLGLLFVLVLLPAMLATLKLKHKPIAAHNKKMDTFLHKIADFSLNHAKSIVSISGIMIIIAVLFATQMKFSHHPLIWFEADNPVRVSVETIDKELNGSMTLEIIVDTGRENGLYEPEILQKIEKATDYLNTLKEGEVFVGKTITLVDVLKETNKALNANDAAFYKIPTNKDLIAQELFLFSNSGSDDLEDFVDSGFSKARITVKVPFVDAIKYNEFLDKIQTHITQEFNAKTDVSFTGIGVLLASIMEKSIHSSAMSYILAFGLIAIMMIILIGNIKIGLISMIPNILPMLTIVALMVGFGIPFDMFSMLVGAIALGLAVDDTVHFMHNFNRYRLEGKSVDEATRLTFIGTGRAIIVTSVVLSLGFLVLLSASMTNMFNFGVLTASAIFVALIADFLLVPAIMKLLEKPKPLEQK, encoded by the coding sequence ATGAACTGGCGACTAAAAATAGAACAAAAATTTGAGAAATTATCAGATTTTATTTTTGAAAATAGCAAAAAAACTATTTTGGCAATTTTGCTGATAGTGGTGGGACTTGGCTCTAATTTGTCACACCTTAGAATGGACACCTCAACCGAGGGTTTTTTACATAAAACCGATGAAATGCGCATTAAATACGATGAATTTCGTGACCAGTTCGGCAGAGATGAAAAAATCTTAATTGCGGTTGAAACTGAAGATATTTTTAACCTTGATTTTCTTAAAAAACTGGCAAAATTACACCAAGAATTAGAAAATAATTTACCCTACATTAAAGAGGTCAATTCTTTGATAAACGCCAGAAATACCCTTGGCACAGCGGACAGTTTAATTGTTGAAGATTTGTTTGACAATTATAAAATTGACAAATCCACGCTCAATGCCAAAAAACAACTGGCGACTGCCAATCCTTTGTTAAAAGATTTGTTGTTTAATGGCGATAAAACTTTTACCAACATCGTCATTGACACACAAACTTATTCTAGTTTTGATAAAAATGGCAAAAAAATAGTCGTCAACGAAGCAGATGAGTTTGCCGAAGAAACAACAAACGATGCGCCAAAAATATATTTAACAGACAATGAAAACACCAAAATCATTGAAGCAGTACAACAAATTACCAAAAAATATGAAGATGCCAACTTTACCGTTCATCTCGCAGGTTCGGCACTATTTGCAGGCGTTATTAAGCAGGCAATGAGAAAGGACACGCAGAGTTTTATCCAAAAAATGCTACTCATGGTAATTTTGGTGTTGGCACTAATGTTTAGGCGTGTTTCAGGGGTTGTTTTGCCGCTCATTACTGTTGTTTTGACAATCGTAAGTGCCGTTTCATTAATGGCACTGTTTGACGCACCCTTTACCGTCGTCACTCAAATTATGCCTTCGTTTTTATTGGCAGTTATTACCGGGGCAAGCATCCATCTTTTGGCAATGTTTTATAAAGACTTTGCCAAAACTGGGGATAAAAAATCAGCACTGCGCTTTGCCATGGGGCACTCTGGCTTTGCCATTGTAATGACCTCGCTTACCACTGCTGCTGGCATGTGGTCGTTCTCATTTTCTGATGTCGCACCTGTTGCTGACTTAGGCATTTTTGCCAGTGCCAGTATTGTATTGGGGCTGTTGTTTGTTTTGGTATTATTACCTGCCATGCTTGCTACTCTGAAACTTAAGCACAAACCCATTGCTGCACACAATAAAAAAATGGACACTTTTTTACACAAAATTGCTGATTTTTCTCTAAACCACGCCAAATCCATTGTGTCAATTAGCGGTATTATGATTATTATTGCCGTCTTGTTTGCAACACAAATGAAATTTTCTCACCACCCACTCATTTGGTTTGAGGCTGACAATCCTGTGCGTGTTAGCGTTGAAACGATTGACAAGGAGTTAAACGGCTCAATGACTTTAGAAATTATTGTCGATACTGGACGGGAAAATGGTCTATATGAACCAGAGATATTACAAAAAATTGAAAAGGCAACCGATTATCTTAACACCTTAAAAGAGGGAGAGGTTTTTGTTGGTAAAACGATAACACTGGTTGATGTGTTGAAGGAGACCAATAAGGCGTTAAATGCGAATGATGCAGCGTTTTATAAAATTCCCACGAACAAAGATTTGATTGCACAAGAACTGTTTTTATTTTCCAATAGTGGCAGTGATGATTTGGAAGATTTTGTTGATTCTGGCTTTTCTAAGGCACGCATAACGGTCAAAGTGCCTTTTGTTGATGCCATTAAATACAATGAGTTTTTAGATAAAATCCAAACCCATATTACACAAGAATTTAACGCCAAAACCGATGTATCTTTCACCGGCATTGGTGTTTTGCTGGCCAGTATTATGGAAAAATCCATTCATTCTAGTGCAATGAGTTACATTCTTGCCTTTGGACTTATTGCCATTATGATGATAATTTTAATTGGCAATATTAAAATTGGCTTGATTAGCATGATTCCAAATATCCTACCGATGTTGACCATTGTGGCATTGATGGTTGGTTTTGGCATTCCTTTTGATATGTTTTCAATGCTTGTGGGGGCGATTGCCCTTGGTCTTGCCGTTGATGATACCGTGCATTTTATGCACAATTTTAATCGCTATCGCCTAGAGGGAAAAAGCGTCGATGAGGCAACGAGACTAACCTTTATTGGAACAGGGCGGGCGATTATCGTTACTTCTGTTGTGCTTTCCCTTGGGTTCTTAGTGTTGCTAAGTGCCAGTATGACCAATATGTTTAATTTTGGTGTTTTGACTGCCAGTGCTATTTTTGTCGCCCTTATTGCTGACTTTTTACTGGTGCCTGCCATTATGAAATTATTAGAAAAACCGAAACCTTTGGAGCAAAAATAA
- a CDS encoding outer membrane lipoprotein-sorting protein gives MKKLLLPALLLSASVNALTGLEIMQKVDARDDGSSVVSTLQMILIDKHKKQRIRQMRTFSKDINKNTEYKSVFFLTPSDVKNTAFLTFDYSGNDKDDDQWMYLPALKKTKRIPASDKDGAFMGSDFSYADMTDKNLDDYHFKLLKEGVIKRKNGKNPVWIIQSLPKNQAVIDETGYTKSILYIRKDNFMLARAKFYLKKANRVKYMDVRKMEKIDGIWVATQTTMTTKYGKQTLHKTILSNRDIKINVAIDDEMFSVRKIEKGL, from the coding sequence ATGAAAAAATTACTCTTACCCGCCCTTTTATTAAGTGCTAGCGTTAACGCCTTAACGGGCTTAGAAATTATGCAAAAAGTTGATGCCAGAGATGATGGCAGCAGCGTTGTTTCCACTTTGCAAATGATTTTAATCGACAAACATAAAAAACAACGCATTCGACAAATGCGCACATTCTCCAAAGATATCAATAAGAATACCGAATATAAATCTGTCTTTTTTCTAACGCCCAGCGATGTTAAAAACACAGCGTTTTTAACCTTTGATTATAGTGGAAATGATAAAGATGACGACCAATGGATGTATCTCCCCGCACTCAAAAAAACCAAACGCATCCCAGCCAGTGACAAAGACGGTGCCTTTATGGGCAGTGATTTCTCTTATGCCGATATGACGGATAAAAATCTTGATGATTATCATTTTAAATTGCTAAAAGAAGGTGTTATTAAACGCAAAAATGGTAAAAATCCAGTATGGATTATTCAATCTTTGCCAAAAAATCAAGCGGTGATTGATGAAACTGGCTATACCAAAAGCATTTTATACATTCGCAAGGATAATTTTATGCTCGCCCGTGCTAAGTTCTATCTTAAAAAGGCCAACCGAGTCAAATATATGGATGTTCGTAAAATGGAAAAAATCGACGGCATTTGGGTGGCAACACAAACAACAATGACGACAAAATACGGCAAACAAACCCTACATAAAACCATTTTGAGTAATCGTGATATTAAAATTAATGTTGCCATTGATGATGAAATGTTCAGCGTTCGTAAAATTGAAAAAGGCTTGTAA
- the uvrD gene encoding DNA helicase II: protein MNLSEIIDGLNSEQSQSVTLNDTQSALILAGAGSGKTRVLTHRIAYLVTQKNLHIDAILAVTFTNKAANEMRERLNVLLRRPIRSMWVGTFHGLAHRLLRTHPTEANLSPQFQILDQQDQYRIVKRLMKENQMDESKFPVRKVQWFINQQKDEGIRPNDIEAGHNFFVKKSLEIFKLYEAHCHANDLIDFAELLVRSYELLKNNPVLLTHYQTRFAHILVDEFQDTNTVQYKWIKLLFNGDNKVFCVGDDDQSIYGWRGAKIENITKLTQDFAPLQTIRLEQNYRSTGNILNASNALITHNSNRMGKSLWTDAGEGDLIDLYEARTEIDEADFVVSAIQKHLDNGVSASECAILYRSNAQSRGFEERLIKYNIPYIIYGGLRFFERAEIKDALGYLRLMETTADSVAFERVVNFPTRGIGAATVEKIRAFARENQTNLFQAAISIAPTLPTRAANALIGFTQLIEKMQDDTQHLNLSEKVAHLITASGLIAHYSSDKTDKAGSKTANLEELIAAAEQYHHEEDSDMSETLGFLSLASLDSSGDANSPPAQNVQLMTIHSAKGLEFPYVFLTGMEEDLFPSRQSKDEPHLIDEERRLCYVGMTRAMKKLSLSFAIKRFLHGQSIYAYPSRFLSEIPSKHLNQIKQKYGATPQNYQADDSFNQEITQITPSANGQLSIGKTVKHTKFGFGTILNFEGDGDSARVQVKFKTAGTKWLISAYAKLEFV, encoded by the coding sequence ATGAATTTATCTGAAATAATTGACGGACTAAATAGCGAACAATCTCAATCAGTTACGCTGAATGACACACAAAGTGCTTTAATATTAGCAGGCGCAGGCTCTGGAAAAACCCGAGTGCTAACCCATCGTATCGCCTATTTGGTCACACAAAAAAACCTTCACATTGATGCCATCTTGGCAGTTACTTTCACCAATAAAGCAGCCAATGAGATGCGCGAACGCCTTAATGTGCTACTCAGGCGACCTATTAGAAGTATGTGGGTTGGTACTTTTCACGGTTTGGCACATCGCCTATTGCGCACCCACCCTACTGAAGCCAATCTGAGCCCTCAATTTCAAATTCTTGACCAACAAGATCAATATCGTATTGTGAAGCGCTTGATGAAAGAAAACCAGATGGATGAAAGTAAGTTTCCAGTTAGAAAAGTCCAATGGTTTATCAATCAGCAAAAAGACGAAGGCATTCGCCCCAACGATATTGAGGCGGGACATAATTTCTTTGTCAAAAAAAGTCTTGAAATATTTAAACTCTACGAAGCACATTGTCATGCCAATGATTTGATTGATTTTGCCGAATTGCTAGTGCGTAGTTACGAATTGCTAAAAAATAACCCAGTGCTACTCACACACTATCAAACCCGCTTTGCACATATTTTAGTAGATGAATTTCAAGACACAAACACCGTGCAATACAAATGGATTAAGTTATTGTTTAATGGCGATAATAAGGTGTTTTGTGTTGGCGATGACGACCAGTCTATTTATGGTTGGCGTGGTGCAAAAATTGAAAATATCACCAAACTTACACAAGATTTTGCCCCACTTCAAACCATTCGTCTAGAGCAAAATTATCGCTCAACGGGTAATATTCTAAACGCCTCAAACGCACTCATTACGCACAATTCAAATCGTATGGGCAAATCCCTATGGACCGATGCTGGCGAAGGTGATTTGATTGATTTATATGAAGCACGCACAGAAATTGACGAAGCAGATTTTGTCGTCAGCGCCATTCAAAAACACCTTGACAATGGCGTATCAGCCAGCGAATGCGCCATTCTTTATCGCTCAAATGCACAATCCAGAGGATTTGAAGAACGCTTGATTAAATATAACATTCCTTATATTATTTATGGTGGTTTACGCTTTTTTGAACGCGCTGAAATCAAAGATGCCCTAGGCTATTTGCGCCTCATGGAAACCACCGCCGACAGTGTCGCCTTTGAACGCGTCGTGAATTTTCCAACCCGTGGCATTGGCGCCGCTACCGTTGAAAAAATACGAGCATTTGCACGAGAAAATCAAACCAATTTATTCCAAGCAGCAATCAGTATCGCACCAACTTTGCCCACTCGTGCCGCCAATGCCTTAATTGGATTCACTCAGTTAATTGAAAAAATGCAAGACGACACTCAGCACTTAAATTTGTCTGAAAAAGTTGCCCACCTCATTACGGCATCCGGACTGATCGCACACTATTCCAGCGACAAAACCGATAAAGCTGGTAGCAAAACCGCCAACTTAGAAGAACTGATCGCCGCCGCCGAACAATACCATCACGAAGAAGACAGCGACATGAGCGAAACCTTAGGTTTCCTCTCTTTAGCATCACTTGATTCCAGTGGCGACGCCAATTCACCCCCCGCACAAAATGTGCAACTAATGACCATCCACTCCGCCAAAGGCTTAGAATTTCCTTATGTGTTTTTAACAGGCATGGAAGAAGATTTATTCCCCTCCAGACAGTCCAAAGACGAACCTCATTTAATAGACGAAGAAAGGCGTTTATGCTATGTCGGTATGACCCGTGCCATGAAAAAACTGTCCCTTTCATTTGCCATTAAACGCTTTTTACACGGACAATCCATCTACGCCTACCCCTCCCGTTTCCTCTCAGAAATCCCAAGCAAACACCTCAACCAAATTAAACAAAAATACGGCGCAACACCCCAAAACTACCAAGCAGACGATTCCTTCAACCAAGAAATCACACAAATTACACCAAGTGCAAACGGACAACTGTCCATCGGCAAAACAGTTAAACACACCAAATTCGGCTTCGGCACCATCCTAAATTTTGAAGGCGATGGCGACAGCGCCAGAGTACAAGTCAAATTCAAAACCGCCGGCACAAAATGGCTGATTAGTGCTTATGCCAAGTTAGAGTTTGTTTAA